The following proteins come from a genomic window of Hoplias malabaricus isolate fHopMal1 chromosome 15, fHopMal1.hap1, whole genome shotgun sequence:
- the LOC136668710 gene encoding homer protein homolog 1: protein MELRETQFSVRRSSASRDGVTGDTALSPWESATGDLQSPLTPESINGTDDERVTADASQNSEHRAEPNAVPFPHSSTTISKHWEAELAALKGNNAKLTAALLESTANVKQWKQQLAAYQEEAERLHKRVTELECVSGQTTGIKTQKTELNQTIEELEAELKAKEEELERLKSEVENAHELQSQKDAVTHKLQETESRNMELEAQLAELEQRLESSQVEQESFRKSLRSLLELLDGKIFELTELRDSLAKLIETGAS, encoded by the exons ATGGAGCTACGGGAGACACAGTTCTCTGTCCGCCGGTCCTCGGCTTCCAGAGACGGAGTTACGGGAGACACGGCTCTCTCTCCATGG GAGTCGGCTACGGGTGACCTCCAGTCACCTCTGACCCCTGAGAGCATCAACGGGACGGACGATGAACGGGTCACGGCTGACGCCTCGCAGAACTCGGAACATCGGGCAGAACCCAACGCAGTGCCCTTCCCTCACAG TTCGACCACCATCAGTAAACACTGGGAGGCTGAGCTGGCCGCTCTGAAAGGCAACAACGCCAAGCTAACAGCTGCTCTGCTGGAGTCCACAGCCAACGTCAAACAGTGGAAACAGCAACTGGCCGCATATCAGGAGGAGGCCGAGAGACTACACAAacgg gTGACAGAGTTGGAGTGTGTAAGTGGGCAGACCACAGGCATTAAAACCCAGAAGACGGAACTGAACCAGACGATAGAGGAGCTAGAGGCAGAGCTCAAGGCCAAGGAGGAG GAGCTGGAGCGACTAAAATCGGAAGTGGAAAACGCTCACGAGCTGCAATCCCAGAAGGACGCAGTAACACACAAACTACAG GAAACAGAGTCAAGGAACATGGAGCTGGAGGCTCAGCTGGCCGAGCTGGAGCAGCGTCTGGAGAGCAGTCAGGTGGAGCAGGAGTCCTTCAGAAAGAGCCTCCGCTCTCTGCTGGAGCTGCTGGACGGAAAGATCTTTGAGCTGACCGAGCTGAGGGACAGCCTCGCCAAACTGATCGAGACTGGGGCCAGCTAG